One part of the Anaerolineales bacterium genome encodes these proteins:
- the pyrH gene encoding UMP kinase translates to MSNAQQSIYSRILLKLSGEALGGPEGLGIDPLKAEGIAAQVSDVVKMGVQLAIVIGAGNLWRGRTGIERGMERANADYMGMLGTVMNALALMDAIERANVDVRVQSAIEMRAVAEPYIRRRAIRHLEVGRVVIFSGGTGNPYFSTDTAAALRAMEISADLVIKGTKVDGVYDSDPKKNPGAKRFEHLTYIDALNMGLGVMDSTAISLCMENNMPIRVLDFWEDGALRKALLGEPIGTLVNSGK, encoded by the coding sequence ATGAGCAACGCACAACAGTCCATTTACTCCCGCATCCTGCTCAAACTGAGCGGCGAGGCCCTCGGCGGGCCAGAAGGCCTGGGCATTGACCCCTTGAAAGCCGAAGGAATCGCCGCCCAGGTGTCAGATGTGGTCAAGATGGGCGTGCAGTTGGCCATCGTCATCGGCGCCGGCAACCTGTGGCGCGGCCGGACTGGCATCGAGCGCGGCATGGAGCGCGCCAATGCTGACTATATGGGCATGCTCGGTACGGTGATGAACGCTCTGGCCCTCATGGATGCCATCGAGCGCGCCAATGTGGACGTGCGTGTCCAGTCCGCCATTGAAATGCGCGCCGTCGCCGAGCCCTACATCCGCCGCCGTGCCATCCGCCACCTCGAGGTGGGCCGCGTGGTCATCTTCAGCGGCGGCACCGGCAACCCCTACTTTTCCACCGATACGGCCGCCGCCCTGCGCGCTATGGAGATCAGCGCAGACCTGGTCATCAAGGGCACCAAGGTGGACGGCGTGTACGACTCTGACCCTAAAAAGAACCCCGGCGCCAAGCGCTTTGAGCATCTGACCTATATTGACGCCCTCAACATGGGCCTCGGGGTCATGGATAGCACCGCCATCTCGCTGTGCATGGAGAACAACATGCCCATCCGCGTCCTCGACTTCTGGGAGGACGGCGCCTTGCGCAAAGCCCTGCTGGGCGAGCCGATCGGCACGCTGGTCAACTCCGGCAAATAG
- a CDS encoding DNA lyase: MRIWSLHPQHLDAKGLTALWRETLLAQRVLQGRTRGYTQHPQLLRFKACADPQAAIATYLAAVHAEAQARGYNFNAALIAAPRTDERLAVSEGQLAYEWQHLLAKLQQRAPDVHAQQAALAAPQPHPMFYVQPGPIAEWERP; the protein is encoded by the coding sequence ATGCGGATCTGGTCGCTGCACCCGCAGCACCTGGATGCCAAGGGGCTGACCGCGCTGTGGCGCGAAACCCTGCTGGCACAGCGCGTGCTGCAGGGGCGCACGCGAGGCTATACCCAGCACCCGCAACTGCTGCGCTTCAAAGCCTGCGCTGACCCGCAGGCCGCCATCGCCACCTATCTGGCCGCTGTGCATGCCGAAGCCCAGGCGCGCGGCTACAACTTCAACGCCGCTCTCATCGCTGCCCCGCGCACCGATGAGCGTTTGGCGGTCAGCGAGGGCCAGCTGGCCTATGAGTGGCAGCACCTGCTCGCTAAGCTGCAGCAGCGGGCGCCTGACGTACATGCACAGCAAGCCGCCCTGGCCGCGCCGCAGCCGCACCCCATGTTCTACGTGCAGCCCGGCCCCATCGCTGAGTGGGAGCGGCCGTAG
- the frr gene encoding ribosome recycling factor, with protein sequence MIADMLKETKERMQGAISSLKEDLSAIRTGRATPALVEKLMVEYYGQPTPLIQLASISVPEPRQLLIKPFDPGSIKDIEKAVQTSDLGLNPNSDGKVVRLNLPPLTEDRRRELVKVVNSRLEEANVAVRNIRRDVIKDMREYKDEKLISEDELKRGEDDVQKLTDGTTGEIESMGKQKEKEVMEI encoded by the coding sequence GTGATCGCAGACATGCTCAAAGAGACCAAAGAGCGCATGCAAGGCGCTATTTCATCGCTCAAGGAAGATCTTTCGGCTATCCGTACCGGCCGTGCCACCCCCGCATTGGTCGAGAAGCTGATGGTGGAGTATTACGGGCAGCCCACACCGCTGATCCAGCTCGCCTCCATCAGCGTGCCTGAGCCGCGCCAGTTGCTGATCAAGCCCTTCGACCCGGGTAGCATCAAGGATATCGAGAAAGCCGTGCAAACCTCTGACCTGGGCCTGAACCCCAACTCAGACGGTAAAGTGGTGCGCCTGAACCTGCCTCCCCTCACCGAAGATCGCCGCCGCGAGCTGGTGAAGGTGGTCAACAGCCGCCTGGAAGAAGCCAACGTGGCCGTCCGCAACATTCGCCGGGATGTCATCAAAGACATGCGCGAGTACAAAGATGAGAAGCTGATCTCAGAGGATGAGCTCAAGCGCGGCGAAGATGACGTACAGAAGCTGACCGACGGGACCACCGGCGAGATCGAGAGCATGGGCAAGCAAAAAGAAAAAGAAGTGATGGAGATCTAG